The following proteins are encoded in a genomic region of Deltaproteobacteria bacterium:
- a CDS encoding polysaccharide biosynthesis/export family protein, whose product MLRFSQALALAGCALAFAAGCASTPTVNPPPAPETLPYRVGPPDRLDITILPDPQIVRAATVRPDGMISIDLVGDIPAAGRTTTEIAADIESRISRFKRDASVNVSLGSSLSTEITRRRG is encoded by the coding sequence ATGCTCCGCTTTTCACAGGCTCTCGCGCTCGCTGGCTGCGCGCTCGCATTCGCCGCGGGCTGCGCGTCGACGCCCACGGTGAATCCGCCTCCGGCTCCCGAGACGCTGCCGTACCGCGTCGGTCCGCCCGACCGTCTCGACATCACGATCCTGCCCGACCCGCAGATCGTGCGCGCGGCGACGGTGCGACCAGACGGCATGATCTCGATCGATCTCGTCGGCGACATCCCGGCGGCCGGCCGCACCACTACGGAGATCGCCGCCGACATCGAGTCCCGCATCTCGCGCTTCAAGCGCGACGCTTCGGTGAACGTTTCGCTCGGCTCCTCGCTCAGCACCGAGATCACTCGTCGACGCGGATGA
- a CDS encoding FHA domain-containing protein — MRNFTPKRVSQRGARVSERTQRRGHARLEIRNGGFEGLTYEIDALETLIGRNPTTDITLLDEGISREHAIIQFDPDSGEYTVEDLQSTNGTKVNGKRVRSSVLKSGDEVQIGHTRFQFLIGE, encoded by the coding sequence GTGCGCAACTTCACGCCGAAGAGGGTCTCGCAGCGGGGGGCCCGGGTGTCAGAGCGAACGCAGCGGCGCGGTCACGCGCGCCTCGAGATCCGCAATGGCGGATTTGAGGGCTTGACCTACGAGATCGACGCCCTCGAGACGCTGATCGGGCGGAATCCCACCACCGACATCACGCTGCTCGACGAAGGCATCAGCCGCGAGCACGCGATCATCCAGTTCGACCCCGACAGTGGCGAATACACGGTGGAGGACCTGCAGTCCACCAACGGCACGAAAGTGAACGGCAAGCGAGTGCGCAGCAGCGTGCTGAAATCCGGGGACGAGGTTCAGATCGGCCACACGCGTTTTCAGTTCTTGATTGGCGAGTAG
- a CDS encoding carbon-nitrogen hydrolase family protein, with protein MRAGLIQMRSIDDVAANLAATRELVAEAARGGAELALLPENFAFMRSEGLAIPCAQGLDGEIVGTLRELARAHGLWIVGGTFPELSSDGRVHNTSTLISASGDIAAVYRKIHLFDVDLRAQGGAEFRESASIAPGKEVVVARTPFGVLGMSVCYDLRFPELYRRHADAGARFLAVPSAFAKETGRDHWEVLLRARAIENQCFVFAPAQWGQHTPARASHGRSLAIDPWGVVLAVAPDRPCAVVVDCDLAQQDHIRASLPALRHRQL; from the coding sequence ATGCGTGCGGGCTTGATCCAGATGCGCTCCATCGACGACGTCGCGGCCAATCTCGCGGCGACGCGCGAGCTCGTCGCGGAGGCCGCGCGCGGCGGCGCCGAGCTGGCGCTCCTCCCTGAGAACTTCGCGTTCATGCGCAGCGAAGGCCTCGCGATTCCGTGCGCGCAGGGCCTCGACGGCGAGATCGTGGGAACGCTGCGCGAGCTGGCGCGGGCGCACGGCCTCTGGATCGTCGGGGGCACGTTCCCAGAGCTCTCCTCCGATGGTCGCGTCCACAACACGAGCACGCTGATCTCCGCGAGCGGCGACATCGCGGCGGTGTATCGGAAGATTCACCTGTTCGACGTAGACCTGCGCGCGCAAGGCGGCGCCGAGTTCCGCGAGTCGGCGAGCATCGCGCCGGGCAAGGAGGTGGTCGTGGCGCGCACGCCCTTCGGCGTGCTCGGCATGTCGGTTTGTTACGACCTGCGCTTCCCCGAGCTCTATCGCCGCCACGCGGATGCCGGGGCGCGCTTTCTCGCGGTGCCGAGCGCGTTCGCGAAGGAGACCGGGCGCGATCACTGGGAAGTGCTGCTGCGTGCGCGGGCGATCGAGAATCAGTGCTTCGTGTTCGCGCCTGCGCAGTGGGGCCAGCACACCCCTGCGCGCGCGAGCCACGGGCGCAGCCTCGCGATCGATCCGTGGGGCGTCGTGCTGGCGGTCGCGCCGGACCGCCCTTGCGCGGTAGTCGTCGACTGCGACCTCGCGCAGCAGGACCACATCCGCGCGAGCCTTCCAGCGCTGCGCCACCGCCAGCTGTAG
- a CDS encoding glucose-6-phosphate isomerase (catalyzes the formation of D-fructose 6-phosphate from D-glucose 6-phosphate): MARDRDLRLELGAALAPPLAHEHGVTREEVLAALPKLAAVLPALLGPAAPSGFLATLARNDLLRETVATAKRLRAAKFTDVVHVGIGGSALGAETLLRALGRPFHNLWPDRARSGPRVHFVDNVDPDSLGALCELLARRKALLHVVSKSGGTVETAAGFQILRSTLASAKNLRERCVVTTGKGALREYAEREGLAIVEFPESVGGRFSAFTASGLLTPAVAGVDVAAVVRGARHFAARVTASPLDANPSALAAAVTTLLAEQRGKPVLAVMPYADALEPLSRWSVQLLGESLGKKQRAGGRNVGPTPLPARGSTDQHSQVQLFVEGPADKLVAFVRVGRTQRRVPVPGGAPAAYLRGVELGRLLRAEADGTRVALAEAGRPSLTWELPQLSAHTLGQMLLALMLQTAYQGELYGIDAYDQPGVEAGKVAAFALIGRAGYEQRRAELEARPLPSWRV; the protein is encoded by the coding sequence ATGGCACGCGATCGCGACCTTCGCCTCGAGCTCGGCGCCGCGCTCGCGCCCCCGCTCGCGCACGAGCACGGGGTCACGCGCGAGGAGGTGCTCGCGGCGCTCCCCAAGCTCGCGGCCGTGCTTCCAGCGCTGCTCGGGCCTGCCGCGCCTTCCGGGTTTCTCGCGACGCTCGCCCGCAACGATCTCTTGCGCGAAACGGTCGCCACCGCGAAGCGGCTGCGCGCGGCGAAGTTCACGGACGTGGTGCACGTAGGCATCGGCGGCTCCGCGCTCGGTGCCGAGACGCTGCTGCGCGCGCTCGGACGCCCGTTCCACAACCTGTGGCCCGATCGCGCGCGCTCCGGTCCGCGCGTGCACTTCGTCGACAACGTCGACCCCGACTCGTTAGGGGCGCTCTGCGAGCTGCTCGCGCGCCGCAAGGCGCTGCTGCACGTCGTCTCGAAGTCCGGCGGCACCGTCGAAACTGCGGCGGGCTTCCAGATCCTGCGCAGCACACTCGCGAGCGCGAAGAACCTGCGTGAGCGCTGCGTCGTGACCACCGGGAAGGGCGCGCTGCGCGAGTACGCCGAGCGAGAAGGACTCGCGATCGTCGAGTTCCCCGAGAGCGTCGGCGGGCGCTTCTCGGCGTTCACCGCGAGTGGCCTGCTCACGCCCGCGGTTGCCGGCGTGGACGTAGCCGCCGTGGTGCGCGGCGCGCGTCACTTCGCCGCACGCGTCACCGCGTCGCCGCTCGATGCGAACCCCTCCGCGCTCGCCGCAGCCGTCACGACGCTGCTGGCCGAACAGCGCGGCAAACCCGTGCTCGCGGTGATGCCGTATGCGGACGCGCTCGAGCCGCTCTCGCGCTGGAGCGTGCAGCTGCTCGGTGAGAGCCTCGGCAAGAAGCAGCGCGCGGGCGGTCGCAACGTCGGTCCGACGCCGCTGCCCGCGCGGGGCTCGACCGACCAGCACTCCCAGGTGCAGCTTTTCGTGGAGGGTCCCGCGGACAAGCTCGTCGCGTTCGTGCGCGTCGGGAGGACGCAGCGGCGCGTGCCGGTTCCCGGCGGCGCGCCCGCCGCCTACCTGCGCGGCGTCGAGCTCGGGCGCTTGTTACGGGCGGAGGCCGACGGCACGCGCGTGGCGCTCGCCGAGGCAGGGCGCCCGAGCCTCACGTGGGAGCTGCCGCAGCTCAGCGCGCACACGCTCGGGCAGATGCTGCTCGCGTTGATGCTGCAGACCGCTTATCAGGGCGAGCTTTACGGCATCGACGCCTACGACCAGCCCGGCGTCGAGGCGGGGAAGGTCGCTGCCTTCGCGCTGATCGGGCGCGCGGGGTACGAACAGCGCCGCGCCGAGCTCGAGGCGAGACCGCTGCCGAGCTGGCGAGTCTGA
- a CDS encoding sigma-54-dependent Fis family transcriptional regulator: MSASELSERADGTPTRASETRLASQPTASAATGKRREDAIVGASEATRRLIAQATAAARSDMPVWLTGPPGSDRDGAARAIHAWGPRARAEFSLLVCSAMPEALQERSLVGCAAGHYPAIPGTHVGALERAAGGTIFIDGVEALRPAVRDMLLHAVSLRRFRREGESGDRALAARVVLGSDGAPTSPFMQVPHHEIRLTPLAERREDVLALAAHYLRTFSDEAGARAVGFTADARDALLEEAWSGDALELRARIREAVRLNGDGAITAEALLLARDKAPSFKEAKRAFERRYVSVLLRRCDGNISRAARLARKDRKDFYDVLRRTGLDPSQFRD; this comes from the coding sequence ATGAGCGCGAGCGAGTTATCGGAGCGGGCCGACGGAACCCCGACGCGCGCGAGCGAGACGCGGCTCGCCTCACAGCCTACGGCCTCCGCAGCGACGGGGAAACGCCGCGAGGATGCGATCGTGGGCGCGAGCGAGGCGACGCGGCGCTTGATCGCGCAGGCGACCGCGGCCGCGCGCTCCGACATGCCGGTGTGGCTGACGGGGCCCCCGGGCAGCGACCGCGATGGCGCAGCGCGCGCGATCCATGCTTGGGGCCCGCGCGCCCGCGCGGAGTTCTCCCTGCTCGTGTGCAGCGCGATGCCCGAAGCGCTCCAAGAGCGCTCGCTGGTCGGCTGCGCGGCGGGCCACTACCCCGCGATTCCGGGCACCCACGTCGGCGCGCTCGAGCGCGCAGCGGGCGGCACGATCTTCATCGATGGCGTCGAAGCGCTGCGCCCTGCGGTCCGCGACATGCTGTTGCACGCCGTCTCGCTGCGGCGCTTCCGGCGCGAGGGGGAGAGCGGGGATCGCGCGCTCGCCGCGCGGGTGGTGCTCGGCAGCGACGGAGCCCCCACGTCGCCGTTCATGCAGGTCCCGCATCACGAGATCCGCCTCACGCCGCTCGCCGAGCGCCGCGAGGACGTGCTCGCGCTCGCGGCGCACTATCTGCGCACCTTCTCGGACGAGGCCGGCGCCCGCGCGGTGGGATTCACCGCCGACGCGCGCGATGCGCTGCTCGAGGAGGCGTGGAGCGGCGACGCGCTCGAGCTGCGTGCGCGCATCCGCGAGGCCGTGCGCCTGAACGGCGACGGCGCGATCACCGCAGAGGCGCTGCTGCTCGCGCGCGACAAGGCGCCGTCGTTCAAGGAGGCGAAGCGCGCCTTCGAGCGCCGCTACGTCTCGGTGTTGTTACGGCGCTGCGACGGCAACATCAGCCGCGCCGCGCGCCTCGCGCGCAAGGACCGCAAGGATTTCTACGACGTGCTGCGGCGCACGGGGCTCGACCCCTCTCAGTTCCGCGACTGA